The sequence GACGTATTTGGCGATCACCGCGGCTTTTTTACAGAAAGCTATTCTAAAGAAAAATTTGCTGAACAAGGATTGGATTTTGATTTTGTACAAGATAATCATTCTCTTTCAAGTGAAGCGGGCGTATTGCGTGGCTTGCATTTTCAAAAAGGCGAAGCAGCTCAAACAAAACTGATCCGTGTTGTGACGGGTGCGGTTTTAGATGTGATAGTTGATATCCGTAAAGGCAGTCCAACTTATGGTCAATGGGAAGGTTATATTTTGTCAGAACATAACCATCGTCAATTATTGGTACCTAAAGGTTATGCGCATGGCTTTGTAACGTTGACACCAAATGTTAACTTTATGTATAAGTGTGATAATTATTATAATGCACCTGCAGATGGTGGGATTGCTTTTGATGATCCAGATTTAGCGATTGATTGGCCAATTGATATTCAAAAAGCCATTACATCTGAAAAAGATAAAAATCACCCAACATTAAAAGAATTTGAATCTGAGAATTCTTTTGTTTATGGTATAATCTAAAAAAATTAGGAGCGATCTTGAAGATGAAAAACATCATTGTTACTGGTGGAGCTGGCTTTATCGGATCAAACTTTGTTCATTATGTAGTGAACAATCATCCAGAAGTCCATGTCACCGTATTAGATAAATTAACGTATGCAGGGAATAAAAAAAATCTTGAAGGACTACCAGCTGATCGTGTTGAATTAGTTGTCGGCGATATCGCAGATGCTGAATTAGTCGATCGATTAGTTAAAAAGACAGATGCTGTAGTTCATTATGCGGCAGAATCTCATAACGATAATTCGCTGAATGATCCATTTCCGTTTGTACAAACAAATATTATCGGTACGTACACTTTAATTGAAGCTTGCCGGAAGCATGACGTACGTTACCACCATGTTTCGACGGATGAAGTTTATGGTGATTTGCCGTTACGAGAGGATTTGCCAGGACATGGCGAAGGTCAAGGGGAAAAATTCACTGCGGCAACTCCTTATAATCCTTCTAGTCCTTACTCTTCAACAAAAGCAGGTTCAGACTTGTTAGTAAAGGCTTGGGGACGTTCGTTTGGCTTAAAAGCAACAATTTCTAATTGTTCAAATAATTATGGACCTTACCAACATATTGAAAAATTTATTCCACGCCAAATCACTAACGTATTGAGCGGAATCACACCTAAATTATATGGTGCTGGTAAAAATGTTCGAGATTGGATTCATACAAATGATCACTCTTCAGCTGTTTGGACGATCTTAACCAAAGGAAAACTAGGTGAAACATACTTAATCGGGGCAGACGGAGAAGAAGATAATAAAGCCGTAATGGAATTAATTTTAGAATTGATGGGTCAACCCAAAGATGCATACGAACACGTAAATGATCGTCCAGGTCATGATCTGCGTTATGCAATCGATTCTTCAAAACTTCGTGAAGAATTAGGTTGGACGCCTGAATTCACTAATTTCCGTGATGGTTTAGCAGATACAATTAAATGGTATACAGAAAATTCAGATTGGTGGGAAGCAGATAAAACTGCTGTGGAAGCCAATTATGCTAAAAACGGTCAATAATAAGTAGGTATTATATTTTCAAGGATACTTTACATCAAATTTTAACCGAATAAGATTAAAATAATGAGTTGTTGAGCGTGGAACAAAACTAAAAATGGTTTTGCTCCACGCTCTAAATACGAAACGAAAGCTAGGCAAAAGAAAATACAACTTATTTTTCATTACCAAATTAGCTTCTGTTTCTATTATCTGGCTTCACGAGTTAATCTTTCTTAAAGAGATAAGAATTGAAAGTGAGTAAGAGTGTCACAATCAATTTTTTCTACTTTTCAGTTAAAATGAGACAAGAATGCTATTTGTTTTTAAATTTACGAGGAGGAAACAAGAATGATACTTTTAACCGGTGGTAATGGACAACTTGGTACAGAGTTACGTCATTTGTTAGACGAGCAAGGAATGGAGTATGTTTCCACAGATTCCAAAGAATTAGATATTACAGATGCAGAGAAGACAATGGCATATATCACAAATTTAAAGCCTGAATTGATTTATCATTGTGCAGCTTATACAGCCGTGGATAAAGCAGAAGACGAAGGCAAAGAATTAGACGAGAAAATTAATGTTGATGGTACACGTAATGTAACAGTTGCGGCAAAAGCTGTTGATGCAACCTTAGTTTATATCAGTACAGATTATGTCTTTGATGGGACTAAAAAAGACGATGTGTATAAAACGGATGATCAAACGAATCCTCAAAACGAATATGGGCGCACAAAATTATTGGGCGAACAAATCGTTCAGGAAGTCATGGAAAAATATTACATTATTCGTACTTCTTGGGTGTTTGGTCAGTATGGACATAACTTTGTCTTTACAATGCAAAAATTAGCAGAAACACGTGATCAATTAACTGTTGTTGATGATCAATTTGGTCGTCCAACTTGGACAAGAACATTAGCTGAGTTTATGGTTTTTGTTGTAAAAGAAGAGGTTCCTTATGGCGTTTATCATCTATCGAATGACAATAGTTGTAATTGGTATGAGTTTGCTAAAGAAATTTTGAAAAATACAGATGTGGAAATTTTACCAGTAGATTCAAGCAAGTTCCCACAAAAAGCGACTCGACCTAAATATTCTGTAATGGATCTTAATAAGACTAAAGAGCTAGGTTTTGAAATTCCAACTTGGGAAAAGGCACTAGAAAGTATGCTGGAATCCATTTCAAAATAATAAAAAAATTAAGGGATAGAAAGGTTTGAGGATTTTTCTATTCCTTAGATAGTTGATTGGGGTGTTGGTTTTTAATTTTTCTTATTGAGAAGAGGGAATATTAAAAATAACAAAGCACAGTGGATTTTCTATTTAAGTCTAATTTTTTAAGGCAAACGCGCTTTATATCACCTTCACGCCAGTGACATTTGATAAAATTGATGGATATTAAGCACGATATATATTTTAACAGCAAGTAATTTAGAATCTAAATATAGTGGAAAATCGATGAATCAAGTCGCTTTTTTTGAGTATTACTTTGCTGTTTATATTTATTTTTATACAATTCTTAATAGTTACTAACTGGTAAAGGAGGAGTTACTTTGCGCGTTCTTTTAGTTATTCCTGCATATAATGAAGAAGCAAACATTTTAAATACAATTATGTCTATTGAAACGTTTAAAAAAGAAAATAGTCATAATTATTCTTATACTATTGATTATGTGGTGATTAATGATGGCTCAACAGATAAAACTCAAATTATTATAGAAAAAAATGAAATCAATGCGGTTCATTTAGTTATGAATTTAGGAATCGGTGGAGCTGTCCAAACAGGGTATAGATATGCAGAGGAAAATGATTACGACATTGCTGTTCAGTTTGATGGGGATGGACAGCACGACATCAACAGTTTAGATTTGGTCGTACAACCTATAATCAAAAAAGAAGCCGATTTTGTGATTGGATCAAGATTTTTACCAAATCAAAAAGCTGACTTTCAAACAACCTTTATGCGTCGTGTTGGAATTAAAATTCTCTCTTTTTTAATTTATCTATCGTCTGGGCAAAAAATTTATGATGTGACCTCTGGATATCGCGCTTGCAATAAAAGGATTATCGGATATTTTTCAAAAAAATATCCGACGAGTTATCCTGAGCCAGAATCCACTGTACATTTGCTTAAAAAGAAATTCAAAATCAAGGAAGTTGCTGTTAATATGATGGAGCGATCTGGTGGACAATCCTCGATTCGTTCATTTACTTCGATCAAATATATGTTTGAAGTGAGTATTGCGATTATTGTTTCAGGTTTTATGCGGGAGGGAGACTAATGAGCTCAATCTTAAGAATTGAAATGCTGATTTTTTCATTACTCTTTTTTGTTTATATTATTCGCTCGATCAATAAGAATATTTTCTTGCTAAAAAATGCGATTAGATGGTTGTTTATATCTGCTGGGTTAGTGATTTTTGCTATTTTTCCTAAATTACCAGAATGGTTAGGAAATTTGTTAGGATTTGAAACAACTTCTAATTTTTTATTGATTGCAGCAATCTTTGTTTTGCTGTTTATTGAAATCAAAAATTCTGTTTTATTATCAAAACAGCAAAATCAAATAAAATTGTTAATCCAAGAACTTTCAATGTTGAAAGATAAAAAGGAGAAAAAATAATGTTTTTATTCCTAGTATATGTTGTTTTATCAACTTCAGGTTTGATTTTAGTAAAATTAGGCTCGCAAGCAAATTCAATTCAGATTACGAATGCTGTTTTTTCCTTTTCGATGTCTTTTACAACGATTATAGGATTTTTATGCTACATGTTTAGTTTTGTTTTATGGATGGTTATTATAAGTAAGTCGGAAGTTTCTTATATTGTTCCAATGGGTGTTGCGTTTACAAATATTGCTGTGTTAATAGGATCTAAACTTATTTTGCAAGAACAAGTTTCACTTGGGACAGTTATTGGGACATGTGTGATTATTTTAGGGATTGTTATCATCCAAATTGCTAAATAAAAAGCCTTTAAAATCAACGTTTTTAGTTTAAATCTTAAGAAAATACTTACATAACTTGAAAAAAGTGCGCATATTCTTTAAACTAATAATGTTATGCAACTTATTTTTAGTATAAATATAAAAGCGATGGAAATAGGAAAGGAAAAGAGTCAATGATACGAGAAACACTATCCATTTTTAAAAATATTTTTGAAAATAGAAAACTGTTAGTACAGTTTTCGTTTAACGATTTTAAATCAAAATATGCAGGTTCTGCACTAGGAATCGTCTGGGCATTTATTACACCGCTGGTCACAGTGTTAACCTATTGGTTTGTTTTTTCGCAAATACGACCTCGAGGAGCTAACGAGGAATTTCCGTTTATTGTTTCTCTCGTTACGGGCTTGATTCCATGGTTCTTTTTCTCGGATTCATTGTTGTCTGCAACCAACGTTTTTAAAGAATACAGCTATCTTGTAAAAAAAGTAGTTTTTAACGTACAGATCTTGCCAACATCGAAGATCTTATCAAGCTTATACACGCATCTATTTTTTATAGTGATTGGTTTTGGTATTACGTCGCTTAGTGGTATTTACCCAACACTGCAAAGTGTACAGTTAATTTATTATCTATTCTGTCTAATTATCTTTTTGACAGGTGTAACTTGGCTGACAGCTTCTACGCAACCATTTTTACCAGATATTATGCAATTTATTAATGTAGCGATGCAAACGATTATGTGGACATTGCCAATTTTATGGCAGCCTTCAGGATGGATTGAACAAGTGCTGAAATTAAATCCACTATATTATATTATCCAAGGGTATCGTGATTCATTCACAGGTGGCGCTTGGTTTTGGGAACATTGGCAATATGGCTTGTATTTCTGGGGCTTTACAATAGTTCTTTTATTAATTGGATCTACAGTCTTTAGACGTTTGAAACCACATTTTTCAGATGTATTATAATAAGTAATCAGTTGTGCTAAAACATACTGAGATATTGGATCGATAAATACAAGGAGATTAAACAATGTCAGAATATGCAATCGATATACAGAATATAACAAAAACATATAACATGTATAAAAAACCGTCTGATCGTTTTAAAGAAGCACTTAGTCCGACGAAGAAAACGTATCATGATCTTTTTTATGCGTTAAAAGATGTCACTATGCAAATTGAAAAAGGTGAGATGATCGGATTTGTTGGAGAAAATGGTTCTGGTAAATCAACGATCCTTAAAATAATTACAGGTGTCTTAACGCCAACTTCTGGGTCTATGAATATCAACGGAAAAATTTCGGCGTTATTAGAATTAGGCTCAGGATTTAATCCAGAGTATTCCGGTTATGAAAATATTTTTCTAAATGGAATGGTCCTTGGTTTTTCTAGAGAAGAAATGCAAGAACGAGTAGATGACGTTATCAAGTTTGCTGATATTGGGGATCATTTGTATCAACCTGTAAAAACTTATTCAAGCGGGATGTTTGTTCGCTTAGCTTTTGCTGTGGCAATCAATGTTGACCCTGATATTTTGATCGTAGATGAAGCTTTGGCAGTAGGTGATTTAGAGTTTCAATTGAAATGTATGGAGAAGTTCACTGAAATCAAAAATTCCGGTAAGACGATTCTTTTTGTCTCTCACGATGTGAATTCCGTTCGTCGGTTTTGTGACCGGACATTCTGGTTAAAAAATGGAGAAGTTGTTGAACACGGGGATACAATGGACGTAACAACCAATTACGAAAATTTCCTGAAGAAAAAATCGATTAAAACTGTTGATCGTGAAAAAACAATTCAAAATGAAGAAACTGTTCCAGATATTATCGAGATTGACAAAGCTACCTTGTTAAATTTTGCTCTGGAGCCTTTGGAAATCGTCACTCAAGATGAGAAGGTCATTGTAAAATTAGAATATACCGTTAAAAATGATACGATCAAATCACCTGTGTGTGGTGTCGCAATTCGTACAGTCGATAATAATTATGTATGTGGATTAAATACATTGCTGGATGGAGTCAAAATCCCTTGGAAAAAAGGTAAAAATGTCTTTTATCTGGAATACGGAAAAATGTCTCTTTTAACAGGCGAATATTATTTCGATATTGCGTTTTTTGAAGAACACGCCACAGTACCTTTGGTTTATAAAACAAAATACCTGAACATGTTTATTACCGGTCGCTATGCAGGCGAAGGCATTGTCATTTTAGATCATGAATGGAAGGATACTATTAAAGATGAAATATGATTTTGAAATGGAAGTTGACGAAAGTACTAGTGTTGGTAAAATCGTTGCCCAAATTAAAGAAAATAGTCGAGTATTAGAGTTTGGTCCAGGTAATGGGCGAATGACAAAATATTTGATGGAAGAAAAAAATTGTTATGTTGCAATCGTTGAGCTTGATAAAGAGCTGTATGATCATGTTAGTGAATTTTCTAATGACGGATTTTATGGCAATATCGATGAAGAAGCTTGGTCAAAATATTTTGAAGGTCAAACTTTTGATTACATTATATTTGCAGATGTGTTAGAGCATTTAATGAATCCTAAAAATGCGCTTATGAAAGTAAAACCCTTTTTAAGTGCAGAAGGTCAAATCTTGATTACTTTCCCGAATATTGCACATAATTCTGTTTTGATCGATCTATTCAATAATAAATTAGATTGGCGTGAAACAGGATTATTAGATGCAACACACAAGTCTTTCTTCGTTCAAAGCGGTTTTGAAAAACTTTTTGAAGAAATTGGTTTATTTATTGCTAAAGAAGATTTTACAATCAACGAAGTTGGGTATAATGAACTTGAATCTAACTATGAAGACTTGCCAGTGGAAGTCCGTGCTGCTTTTAAAGCACGTCCATTTGGGGAAGTCTATCAGTATTTTTACGCACTTTCTGCTGAGGTAGTGGATCTTCCAATCCGCGCAATACCAGAAAATTCAAGCTATAGAAAGAATATTCACTTCTTATATGATTGCGGTGAGGAAGAACAAAAAGAATTTGATATTCAACTTAATAACGTATCAGGTGAAAATAAAACATTTACGATCGATATACCAAAAAATATCAAATTATTGAAAATTTTCCCGAGCCTGACAGGAGTAGTAGTTGATATAGAATTGACTGTTGCTGAGACGATAGTACAACCGAGCGCGACAAATGCCGTTTATAATAAAGAAACACAGTATTTTTTCTCTGACAATCAAGTACCAGTCATTGAAATAGATGATAAACAGATTGCTGGAAAAACAATGACAATCACAGTTGATTACAAATACGAAGGCAATTTTTCTGATACGGTTCACGGATTGATCGATTACTTACTTGAGCAACAAGCGGAAAATAATCCGCCAAAAAATACAGAATTAATGGTGAGTGAAAAACAAATGACAAAGTATAAAAAGGTTTCAATCAGTAAATTTGATTCATTCGTTTCACTTAATATCGATGATATCGTTCGTCATGTTGAGGAGAAAAAGACTGTAATTCGTGGTTGGGCGTATTCGAAAGAAGACAAGTTACCGATTGACTTTAAAATATCTGCTGAAAAGACTGTTGAATATTCTGTAACTAGAGAATACAGAAGAGACGTTATCGACATGTTTGAACTAAAAGGTGATCAAGAGTATGGATTTGTGATTGAAGTAATCGATTCTGAAGATCAGCCAACTTATACATTGAATGTTTCGGCTAATAACGGCCGTAAATTACAATATCGCTTAGAAAAACCAAATATGATTCAACCAGGTAATAAAATCCAACGTGCGATGCGTTCTTTACAGACACGTGGACTGATTGGTTCGATGAAATGGTATTTCAAACGTCAAGAGCAACAAGAAACACCAGTGGATCCATCCGCTATTTTAGAAGAAATCAAGACCTTTGAATTCCAACCTAAAATTTCTGTCGCAGTCCCTGTTTATAATGTGGAAGAAAAATGGTTAGATGCATGTGTGTCTTCTCTTCAAAATCAATATTATGAAAACTGGGAGCTATGTTTAGCAGACGATGCTTCACCAAGCGACTACATCAAACCTTTACTTAAAAAGTATGCGGATGCAGATGATCGAATCAAAGTGATTTACCGTGAAGAAAATGGTCATATATCAGAAGCTACAAATTCAGCATTAACTATTGCAACTGGGGACTATATCGGATTTATGGATAATGATGATGAACTAGCACCACAAGCATTATATGAAGTAGTCAAAGCATTAAATGAAGATAAAACAATTGATTTTATCTATACAGATGAAGACAAAGTCACTGAAAGCGGCAAACGTTTCAATGCATTCTATAAATCAAAATGGAATTCTGAGTTGATTTTAAACCATAATTACATTACGCATTTTGTGGTAGTAAAACGTTCTTTATTGGAAAAAACAGGCGGTTTAAAAACGGAGTTTAATGGTGCACAAGATTATGACTTTGTTTTACGTGCGACTGAAAATGCTGAAAACATCGCACACATTCCAGGTATGATGTATCATTGGCGTGCGATTGAATCATCAACTGCTTTGAATCCTGAAAGTAAAGGGTACGCTTATGTTGCAGGGCAACGTGCGGTGCAAGCAGCAATGGATCGTCGCAATATTAAAGCAAATGTTGAAATTGCTGAGTTTTATGGTTCATATAAAATCAATTATATTTACGATACAATACCAAAAGTATCGATTGTGCTTACCAATGATACTGATGACATCAATGATTATCTGAAAAAATTACTGGAAAAAACAATTTACGAAAACTATGATATCATCTTACCAAAATCGATGAAAGCAACAATCAAATCATCTAGTAATAAGATCGTTTATAGTGATGGTCAAACAAGAGATGAATTGGTTCAATCAAGTACTGGTGAATACACGGTTCTTTTAGACGCTGGTTTAGTTCCAACAAAAAGCAACTGGCTTGTTGAGATGATGAATATGGTGCAACAACCGACAGCTGGGATTGTAACAGGAAGAGTAGTGGATCATCGTCATCGTATTGAAAATATTGGCATGTCTATTGATACAGAGAAAAAACGTCTGATTTATCCAGAGCAAGGGACTCCTGGTAAGAGTTTAGGTTATTATTATCGTATTGCTTTACCAAGAAACGTTCAGGCTGCCTCTGAAACATGTATGATTTTTAGAAAAGCGGATTATCTTGCGGTTTCAGGTATTAATGAAGAGTTGGGTAAAGATGTTATGGGTGCAGATTTATCCTTGAAAGTTGCTAAAAAACTAGACAAAAAAATTATCTACTGTTCTTATGCGATCTTCAAAGCAGAAGAAAAAATTCAAAATCTTGATAAAAAAGGGATTTTCAAAACTTTAACTGATAAATGGTCTGAGCAAGATTTAGTCGACATTTATAAAAATCCAAAACGTCAGTAAGATTAGACCTTTAATTATACGGAGAACCATTATTCTTGCCACTTTGCTTGCATAGAGATAATGGACACTACACTTACGTTTCGATCGCAACAATTGCTAAATGCTAAAGCATTAAGCCTTGAAGGTCGGACCTCTAAATACAAGGAGAGCAAAACATGAACGATGAGATAAAGATCATTATTGATAGTATCTATCGAGAGAAACAAACAAACAACTTAACGATAACTGGCTGGGCTTTGAATACAAATTCAAAGTCCGCACCAGTTATTTCAATCAACAATCAAGAGCAAGTATTGTCTTATGATATCAAGCGGGTTCTAAGAGAAGATGTTAACCAAATTTATGAGGTAGATGCAACTGTTTTTGCAGGATTTGAAATAAAACTAGAAGGCATCCAAAATAAAAATAAATTGGAAGTCCGTTTTGTTTCAGAGGATCTAGAGTCGAGCAAAACAGAATGGATTGACTTAGCGAAAAAACACCCTCTAATTCCTGGTACTGAGGATAAGATGGCAAGGTTGATGATAAAAGTACATAAAGGCATCAGTTACCTAAAAAGAAATGGCATAAAAAGTACAATTCAACGAGTAAAAATCGAAAAAATCAGAAATCAGTCGTCTTACCCAAGTTGGTTGGAAAGAAATGAGCATTTCGATTTTGAGAAAATCAAGGCTGAGATCAGTTCATTTGATTATCAACCTAAAATATCGATTGCCATGCCAGTTTATAATGTAGAAGAAAAATGGTTGCGTCGTTGTATTGATTCTATTTTGATCCAAGATTATTCAAATTGGGAACTTTGTATGGCAGATGATGCTTCGACAGATCCTAAAGTGAAAGAACTTTTAACGGATTATAGTAATTCAGATGAACGGATCAAAGTTGTTTTCAGACCTGAAAATGGTCATATCAGTGAAGCGACAAACTCTTCATTAACACTCGCTACTGGAGAATTTGTGGCATTATTAGATAATGATGATGAACTACCGAGAATCGCTTTTTATGAAGTGGTTAAAGCATTGAATGAAAATCCTGAATTGGATCTACTGTATAGTGATGAAGATAAAATCGATATGGAAGGAAACCGTTCAGATCCATCATTTAAGCCAGATTGGTCGCCAGACTTATTATTAGGAACAAACTATATTTCTCATTTGGGTGTTTATCGTAGAACGATTCTTGAAGAAATCGGTGGTTTTAGAAAAGGGTATGAAGGCTCTCAAGATTACGATCTAGTCCTTCGATTTACTGAAAAAACAACAAGTGAACGCATCAAACATATTCCTAAAGTTTTATATCACTGGCGTATGTTACCGACATCAACTGCGGTTGACCAATCGTCAAAAGGTTACGCATTTGAAGCTGGCCTAAGAGCGGTTCAAGATGCTTTAGTTCGTAGAGGAATCAAAGGCCATGCTACTCATGGTCGGGCAAATGGATTATATGATGTTTATTATGATATCGAATCCGAAGAGTTAGTTTCGATCATTATTCCAACTAAAAACGGGTATAAAGATGTTAAACGTTGTGTCTCTTCAATCATTGAAAAAACGACCTATAAAAACTATGAAATCATTATCGCGGATAACGGCAGTACAGATGAAAAGATGAAAGAACTTTATGATTCATTTAAGCAGCAACTTGGTGTGCGTTTTCGTATAATTGTGATCGATATTCCATTTAACTTTTCGAAAATCAATAATATTGCAGCAAAAGAGGCAAAAGGTAATTATCTCTTATTCTTGAATAATGATACCGAAGTGATCAATGCTGATTGGCTTAAACTAATGGTTTCTTTTGCTCAGCAAGAACGAATCGGTTGTGTTGGTGCAAAACTATTATATCCAAATAACACGATCCAGCATGCTGGTGTGATTTTAGGATTGGGTGGAATTGCAGGTCACGGACATTATGGCTATCCACATGGAGATTTAGGCTATTTTGGGAAATTAGCTTTGAACGTTGATTATTTAGCTGTGACAGCAGCTTGTCTATTGATGAAAAAACAAGATTTTGAAGCTGTTTCTGGTTTTGATGAAGACTTCACTGTAGCGTTTAATGATGTCGATCTTTGTTTAAAGGTAAAGGAATTAGGTCGAGATAACGTGTGGCTTCATGAAGCAGAACTTTATCATTTTGAATCTCAAACAAGAGGATATGATGATAAAGGGAAAAAGAAAAAACGTTTTGAAAAAGAAAAAGTGATGATGGAACATAAATGGTCGACGTTGATAGAAGATGATCCATTTTATAATCCTAATTTGACAAGAGAAATACCTAATTTTTCATATAGAGACTAGGCGTATAAAACGCGTTTTGTATGATACTGGAAATGGAGTAATTTATGGACAAATCAATGGCGATGCACAGAGGAAGAAAGCAAAAAAATAGTATCAAAATAAAGATTATAGAAAGCCTAGATAGTCTAATCAAGGCAAGATTTATAATTGTATTCATTATTTTTGTACTTATGTTACTGTTTAAAGTTCATGGCAGTTCTATCAATCTGTGGGATCAATATGTTTCTGATTATAGTGATGGAGCTGATTCAGGGTTAATCTTTGGAACGCCAAGACAAATCCGCTCTGATGAATGGTTAGTTCAAACACCTTATAGTTTATCGCAAACACAAACTGGCTTTAGAGCACATAATGAAGTAATCACACTTAACGGACAAGATATGACTGTAGGATATAATTCGCCAGCATTTACTTTGGCTACTATTGCTAAACCTTTTACTTGGGGATATGTGTTATTAGGAAAAGAATATGGACTTTCTTGGTATTGGGGAATTAAGTTAATCGGACTAGTTCTATTCTCTTTTGAAATTGGCTTGATTTTGTCTAGAAGAAACAAATACATCGCTCTTTTAACAAGTTTGTGGATACCGTTCTCCTCAGCTATACAATGGTGGTTTGTTTCACCGGTCGGTGATTTGGTTTTCTTTATGTTAGGCTTTTTGACAGCGATCTATAATTATTTTTATTATCATGAAAATAAACCAAAAAGAATGGCATTTTCCATTATATCCGCAATCTGTGCATCTGGTTTTATTTTAGTTTTGTATCCTGCTCTGCAGGTACCTTTTGGGTATTTGATTTTATTATTCTTAGTAGGATTCTTCTTAGAGTTTAAATCAAAACTTGTATTGGATAAATTTGATGGCCTATTTATCGGTTTGGCTGTTTTGATTACACTGATTCTTGTTGGTGGTTCGATTTTATTTTCCTGGGATTCAATATACGCAGTTATGCACACAATTTATCCAGGAAATAGAATAAGTACGGGTGGCGATTTTGATAAAAAAGATATCTTTTTATTTTTAATGAATTGGAAAATGAGTTTTACAGATGTCAGTTATAGTAATAATTCCGAATTAAGTGGTTTTTATCAATTCTTTTTTGTAATACTACCACTGGCACCTGTTCTTTTTTATAAAAAAGTTAAGGATAATTATTACGGTTTTTTACTATTTATTTATAGCTGTATTCAATTATTATGGGTCCTTGTTAAATTTCCAATGTCATTTGCTAAAATCACTCTATGGTCATTTGTACCAGAAGAGCGTGCATTACTTTCATTTAGCTTCACTGCAGTGTTGTTGAGTGTGTGGTTTATATCCTATATTTGGGAACAGAATAAGATCGATAAAATTGCTATTATCGGAATAATAGCGCTGAATGCTACTGCTTATTTCTATGCTTTATACAGAGGTAACTTACGGTTATATCTAAGTAAAACAGAAATTATTATTATCCTAGTAATGAGTATATTGATACTATCAAGCTTGCTTCTTAAGCGAAAAGGATTGTTTTCAATTTTATTTGTTAGTGTCATATTATTTACAGGTTTAACCGTCAATCCTATTGCAAGAGGTGTTGCACCTATCTATGACAAAAAAATTGGGCATAAAATCACAGAAATAAATCGGACAGATCCTAATCAATTATGGGTGGGAGAACGATT is a genomic window of Enterococcus haemoperoxidus ATCC BAA-382 containing:
- a CDS encoding glycosyltransferase family 2 protein, producing MNDEIKIIIDSIYREKQTNNLTITGWALNTNSKSAPVISINNQEQVLSYDIKRVLREDVNQIYEVDATVFAGFEIKLEGIQNKNKLEVRFVSEDLESSKTEWIDLAKKHPLIPGTEDKMARLMIKVHKGISYLKRNGIKSTIQRVKIEKIRNQSSYPSWLERNEHFDFEKIKAEISSFDYQPKISIAMPVYNVEEKWLRRCIDSILIQDYSNWELCMADDASTDPKVKELLTDYSNSDERIKVVFRPENGHISEATNSSLTLATGEFVALLDNDDELPRIAFYEVVKALNENPELDLLYSDEDKIDMEGNRSDPSFKPDWSPDLLLGTNYISHLGVYRRTILEEIGGFRKGYEGSQDYDLVLRFTEKTTSERIKHIPKVLYHWRMLPTSTAVDQSSKGYAFEAGLRAVQDALVRRGIKGHATHGRANGLYDVYYDIESEELVSIIIPTKNGYKDVKRCVSSIIEKTTYKNYEIIIADNGSTDEKMKELYDSFKQQLGVRFRIIVIDIPFNFSKINNIAAKEAKGNYLLFLNNDTEVINADWLKLMVSFAQQERIGCVGAKLLYPNNTIQHAGVILGLGGIAGHGHYGYPHGDLGYFGKLALNVDYLAVTAACLLMKKQDFEAVSGFDEDFTVAFNDVDLCLKVKELGRDNVWLHEAELYHFESQTRGYDDKGKKKKRFEKEKVMMEHKWSTLIEDDPFYNPNLTREIPNFSYRD
- a CDS encoding glycosyltransferase, whose translation is MKYDFEMEVDESTSVGKIVAQIKENSRVLEFGPGNGRMTKYLMEEKNCYVAIVELDKELYDHVSEFSNDGFYGNIDEEAWSKYFEGQTFDYIIFADVLEHLMNPKNALMKVKPFLSAEGQILITFPNIAHNSVLIDLFNNKLDWRETGLLDATHKSFFVQSGFEKLFEEIGLFIAKEDFTINEVGYNELESNYEDLPVEVRAAFKARPFGEVYQYFYALSAEVVDLPIRAIPENSSYRKNIHFLYDCGEEEQKEFDIQLNNVSGENKTFTIDIPKNIKLLKIFPSLTGVVVDIELTVAETIVQPSATNAVYNKETQYFFSDNQVPVIEIDDKQIAGKTMTITVDYKYEGNFSDTVHGLIDYLLEQQAENNPPKNTELMVSEKQMTKYKKVSISKFDSFVSLNIDDIVRHVEEKKTVIRGWAYSKEDKLPIDFKISAEKTVEYSVTREYRRDVIDMFELKGDQEYGFVIEVIDSEDQPTYTLNVSANNGRKLQYRLEKPNMIQPGNKIQRAMRSLQTRGLIGSMKWYFKRQEQQETPVDPSAILEEIKTFEFQPKISVAVPVYNVEEKWLDACVSSLQNQYYENWELCLADDASPSDYIKPLLKKYADADDRIKVIYREENGHISEATNSALTIATGDYIGFMDNDDELAPQALYEVVKALNEDKTIDFIYTDEDKVTESGKRFNAFYKSKWNSELILNHNYITHFVVVKRSLLEKTGGLKTEFNGAQDYDFVLRATENAENIAHIPGMMYHWRAIESSTALNPESKGYAYVAGQRAVQAAMDRRNIKANVEIAEFYGSYKINYIYDTIPKVSIVLTNDTDDINDYLKKLLEKTIYENYDIILPKSMKATIKSSSNKIVYSDGQTRDELVQSSTGEYTVLLDAGLVPTKSNWLVEMMNMVQQPTAGIVTGRVVDHRHRIENIGMSIDTEKKRLIYPEQGTPGKSLGYYYRIALPRNVQAASETCMIFRKADYLAVSGINEELGKDVMGADLSLKVAKKLDKKIIYCSYAIFKAEEKIQNLDKKGIFKTLTDKWSEQDLVDIYKNPKRQ